From a single Flavobacterium sp. genomic region:
- a CDS encoding 2TM domain-containing protein, which translates to MEANQFDIEKYNKAKERVKELKGFYGHLASYVLVISFLTFINLRFSPAHIWFYWPMLGWGIGLFFHAVGVFNIIPFFGKDWDDKKVKEIMEKEKNTKWE; encoded by the coding sequence ATGGAAGCAAATCAATTTGACATAGAAAAATACAACAAAGCAAAAGAAAGAGTAAAAGAGTTAAAAGGTTTTTACGGACATTTAGCAAGTTACGTTCTTGTAATTTCGTTTTTGACTTTCATTAACCTTCGATTTTCACCAGCACACATTTGGTTTTATTGGCCTATGTTAGGTTGGGGGATCGGTTTGTTTTTTCATGCTGTTGGCGTTTTTAATATTATTCCTTTTTTTGGAAAAGATTGGGATGATAAAAAAGTTAAAGAGATAATGGAAAAAGAAAAAAACACAAAATGGGAATAA
- a CDS encoding COX15/CtaA family protein produces the protein MKTNKSVIYWLLSGCVLLFIMVTVGGITRLTNSGLSMTDWHLINDTFPPMSEEKWVEAFEEYKKFPEYQKVNQYKDFQLEDYKFIFFWEWFHRFIGRIIGVVFIIPFIYFLIKKQLDKETIKKCFILLGMGAFQGFLGWFMVASGLKDMPDVSHFRLAIHLTFAFITFAYTLWVALDLIYPERKLPVLELRKIARIALAILIIQIIYGGFVAGLNAGLIHNHWPLMSDGQFFHESIRLEQSNLLLAFTEGKSGVQFIHRTFAYFVVGMIIFLFIKSKKIVLDKTQYNGVKTLLVFVFIQFLLGIFTLLFHVPLWLGLSHQIMAFFLLTAMTFTLHRFTK, from the coding sequence ATGAAAACAAATAAATCGGTTATTTACTGGCTACTTTCAGGATGTGTTTTGTTATTTATCATGGTTACTGTTGGCGGAATTACCCGTTTAACCAACTCGGGTTTATCCATGACTGATTGGCATTTAATCAACGACACCTTCCCTCCTATGTCGGAAGAAAAATGGGTAGAAGCCTTTGAAGAATACAAGAAATTTCCAGAATATCAAAAAGTAAATCAATACAAAGATTTTCAATTAGAGGATTATAAATTTATCTTCTTTTGGGAGTGGTTTCATCGTTTTATTGGTCGCATTATTGGGGTTGTATTCATTATTCCATTTATTTATTTCTTAATCAAAAAACAATTAGATAAAGAAACCATCAAAAAATGTTTCATTCTTTTAGGAATGGGTGCTTTCCAAGGATTTTTGGGTTGGTTCATGGTAGCCAGTGGTTTAAAAGACATGCCCGATGTGAGTCACTTCAGATTAGCGATTCACTTAACATTTGCTTTCATAACGTTTGCTTATACGCTTTGGGTTGCCTTAGATTTAATTTATCCTGAACGAAAATTGCCTGTTCTAGAATTAAGAAAAATTGCTCGAATAGCCTTAGCAATTCTAATCATTCAAATTATTTATGGAGGCTTTGTTGCTGGTTTAAATGCTGGTTTAATTCACAATCATTGGCCTTTAATGAGTGACGGACAATTTTTCCATGAAAGTATTCGATTAGAGCAATCGAATTTGCTTTTAGCATTTACAGAAGGAAAAAGTGGCGTGCAGTTTATTCATAGAACTTTTGCTTATTTTGTAGTTGGAATGATTATTTTCTTATTCATCAAAAGCAAAAAAATTGTATTAGATAAAACACAATACAACGGGGTTAAAACACTATTAGTTTTTGTTTTTATCCAGTTTTTATTAGGAATTTTTACCTTGTTATTCCATGTGCCACTTTGGTTAGGATTATCACATCAAATTATGGCGTTCTTTTTATTGACTGCCATGACGTTTACATTACATAGATTCACAAAATAA
- a CDS encoding glycosyltransferase family 2 protein, translating to MQLSVIITTYNSEEWLAKVLEGYCNQTENNFEVVIADDGSTEKTKLIIDTFREKFQYPIQHIWQEDNGFQKCKILNKAILKTKSDYLLFTDGDCIPRKDFVAQHLKNKEEGYFLSGGYFKLPMETSKTISLENIKSQQCFSISWLLKNGVSKSFKLSKLTKIQLFATFMNWLTPTKRTFNGHNTSCFKKDLLAVNGFNEEMQYGGLDREVGERLFNFGILSKQIRYSAVCLHLDHKRGYATSETWTKNNAIRNFNKKHNVTFIENGLSKYFSE from the coding sequence ATGCAATTATCAGTAATCATCACCACATACAATTCAGAAGAATGGCTTGCAAAAGTTCTCGAAGGTTACTGTAACCAAACCGAGAACAATTTTGAAGTGGTTATTGCTGATGATGGTTCAACAGAAAAAACCAAATTGATTATTGATACTTTTCGTGAAAAATTTCAATATCCTATTCAACATATTTGGCAGGAAGATAATGGTTTTCAGAAATGTAAAATCTTAAATAAAGCGATCTTAAAAACCAAATCCGATTATTTACTTTTTACCGATGGTGATTGTATTCCAAGAAAGGATTTTGTTGCGCAACATTTAAAAAATAAAGAGGAAGGCTATTTTCTTTCGGGTGGCTATTTTAAATTGCCAATGGAAACTTCTAAAACCATTTCATTAGAAAATATTAAAAGTCAGCAATGTTTTTCAATTTCTTGGTTATTAAAAAATGGGGTTTCAAAGAGTTTTAAATTGTCTAAACTAACAAAAATTCAACTTTTTGCAACTTTTATGAATTGGTTAACACCTACTAAACGAACCTTCAACGGACACAATACTTCTTGTTTTAAGAAAGATTTACTTGCGGTTAATGGCTTTAACGAAGAGATGCAATACGGTGGTTTGGATCGAGAAGTTGGAGAACGCTTATTCAATTTTGGAATTTTATCTAAGCAAATTCGTTACAGCGCAGTTTGCCTTCACTTAGATCACAAAAGAGGTTATGCTACTTCAGAAACCTGGACAAAAAATAATGCTATTCGTAATTTTAATAAAAAACACAATGTTACTTTTATTGAAAATGGATTGTCAAAATATTTTAGCGAATAA
- a CDS encoding IS1096 element passenger TnpR family protein, whose product MIYKFRAILDAEEDIFRDIAIESDNSLEDLHNALINAFGFDGTEVGAFYTCGANWSWHEEDGIPLFDTGDIPGEIKTMAEYRLDDLVHEQNTKLVYVYDLFSMWTFFLELAAIENDKQIGETYPALLFSHGELPAEALQSGFRGDLSEEDMFGEFEDDLDDEDYDMFDGDDSFEDMGFEENWN is encoded by the coding sequence ATGATTTATAAATTCAGAGCTATTCTCGATGCTGAAGAAGATATTTTTAGAGATATTGCTATCGAAAGCGACAATTCATTAGAAGATTTACACAATGCGTTAATCAATGCATTTGGTTTTGACGGTACCGAAGTAGGCGCTTTTTATACCTGTGGTGCTAACTGGTCTTGGCATGAAGAAGATGGCATTCCGTTATTTGACACAGGGGATATTCCTGGCGAAATCAAAACAATGGCTGAATATAGATTAGACGATTTAGTTCACGAACAAAACACTAAATTAGTTTATGTGTATGATTTGTTTTCTATGTGGACTTTCTTCTTGGAATTAGCTGCCATTGAGAATGACAAACAAATTGGTGAAACCTATCCTGCTCTTTTATTTTCACATGGTGAACTTCCAGCCGAGGCTCTACAAAGTGGATTCAGAGGAGATTTATCTGAAGAAGATATGTTCGGGGAATTTGAAGACGATTTAGACGACGAAGATTACGACATGTTTGATGGAGACGATAGTTTTGAAGACATGGGATTTGAAGAAAATTGGAATTAA
- a CDS encoding CDP-alcohol phosphatidyltransferase family protein has protein sequence MSKLNASDKFLDLSDYGRSFGRFFALQLKETRFTAIHVTILFGISGLLAIYCILNQYFLAAAFFIVLKSGIDAADGELARLKNTPSYVGRYLDSVFDIILNFLFLMAICYVSKTTIWLALLAFIGIQLQGTLYNYYYVILRNKSVGGDATSKIFEYKTPRALPGETQQAVNILFGIYTIVYGFFDKIIHFLDAEAYKVKTFPNWFMTLLSLYGLGFQLLIIAFMLPFGWIELIAPFFIIYSLLIFVLIGIRKTMIN, from the coding sequence ATGTCAAAATTAAACGCTTCGGATAAATTTTTAGATTTGTCTGACTACGGAAGATCTTTCGGACGATTCTTCGCCCTTCAATTGAAAGAAACACGCTTTACAGCTATTCATGTTACAATTTTATTTGGAATTTCTGGTTTACTTGCAATTTATTGTATTTTAAACCAATACTTTTTAGCTGCTGCTTTTTTCATCGTCTTAAAATCCGGAATTGATGCCGCTGATGGCGAATTAGCCCGATTAAAAAACACGCCTTCGTATGTGGGAAGATATTTAGATAGTGTGTTTGATATTATCTTGAACTTTCTGTTTCTAATGGCAATTTGTTATGTTTCTAAAACTACAATTTGGTTAGCATTATTGGCTTTTATTGGCATTCAATTACAAGGCACACTTTATAATTATTATTATGTGATTTTGAGAAATAAATCGGTTGGTGGTGACGCAACAAGTAAAATATTTGAATACAAAACCCCAAGAGCTTTACCTGGGGAAACGCAACAAGCTGTTAATATTCTATTTGGGATTTATACTATTGTTTATGGTTTTTTTGATAAAATAATTCACTTTTTAGACGCTGAAGCTTATAAAGTAAAAACATTTCCTAATTGGTTTATGACGTTACTTTCACTTTATGGGTTAGGTTTTCAATTACTAATTATTGCTTTCATGTTGCCTTTTGGTTGGATTGAATTAATCGCTCCCTTCTTTATTATTTATTCCCTATTGATTTTTGTGCTTATTGGAATTCGAAAAACTATGATTAATTAA
- a CDS encoding glycosyltransferase family 2 protein — protein sequence MNTIAVILINYNSAKYTIDCIESIWDKTSSNLNYEIIVVDNNSKSDDLNLVDIFVNNANRANLKLIKSKINIGFGGGNMMGAQAANAKYFAFVNNDSIFKNDCLTLLVNAMEANENYGVCGPKAYKEDGSILATLDHYTSVSKELLGRSFLEKMNPKKYPNRKKEYTNHQKGQFVSGSFMMVKSVDFWKVGGFDTNIFLYHEETDLCKRINKLNKHSYLIPEAEFVHYHGASTPKSIAIKTELKLSQLYVIRKHYGYCKFKFLLTYFQIKYFLSSIVKPKYWHLFFVLLKGAHLSDSLKQKQ from the coding sequence ATGAATACAATAGCGGTTATTTTAATTAACTACAACTCTGCAAAATATACAATTGATTGTATAGAAAGTATTTGGGATAAAACTTCATCAAACCTAAATTATGAAATTATTGTAGTAGATAATAATTCAAAATCTGATGATTTAAACCTAGTAGATATTTTTGTTAACAATGCAAATAGAGCAAATTTAAAGTTAATTAAAAGTAAAATAAATATAGGATTTGGTGGTGGAAATATGATGGGAGCCCAAGCTGCAAATGCCAAGTATTTTGCTTTTGTCAATAACGATTCTATTTTTAAAAATGATTGCTTAACCCTTTTAGTGAATGCAATGGAAGCAAATGAAAACTATGGCGTTTGTGGTCCAAAAGCGTACAAAGAGGATGGTTCCATATTGGCAACATTAGATCATTACACTTCCGTATCAAAAGAATTATTAGGAAGATCTTTTCTTGAAAAAATGAATCCGAAAAAATATCCAAATCGTAAAAAAGAATACACTAACCATCAAAAAGGACAATTTGTTTCTGGCAGTTTTATGATGGTTAAATCCGTAGATTTTTGGAAAGTTGGTGGCTTTGATACAAATATATTTTTATATCACGAAGAAACGGATTTATGTAAAAGAATAAACAAGTTAAACAAACATTCTTATCTAATTCCTGAAGCAGAATTTGTTCATTATCATGGAGCTAGCACTCCAAAATCGATAGCAATAAAAACAGAACTAAAACTTTCCCAATTATACGTAATAAGAAAACATTACGGCTACTGTAAGTTTAAATTTTTACTCACTTACTTTCAAATTAAATACTTTTTATCTTCCATTGTTAAGCCTAAGTATTGGCATTTGTTCTTTGTGCTTCTCAAAGGAGCTCACCTTTCAGATTCTTTAAAACAAAAACAATAA
- a CDS encoding CCA tRNA nucleotidyltransferase produces the protein MNYKQHLEHNIFKIISQAAQELNLECYVIGGFVRDILLNRDHKKDIDIVAVGSGIELALKVSELIPFHPKVQVFKNYGTAMLRYDDIDVEFVGARKESYTHDSRNPLVENGTLKDDQERRDFTINALAFSLNFENFGDLVDPFNGVEDLKNKIIKTPLNPDITYSDDPLRMMRAIRFASQLNFEIETESLEAISKNKDRINIISGERIVDELHKILASNKPSIGFLHLYQTGLLDIILPELTALNNVEEVEGHTHKNNFYHTLEVVDNICPNTNDVWLRWAALLHDIGKAPTKRFNKKQGWTFHGHEFLGGKMVKKIFERMHMPLNHKMKFVQKMVMMSSRPIVIAEEIVTDSAVRRLVFDAGEDIDSLMTLCKADITTKNPKKFQKYHKNFDIVKQKIVEVEEKDRVRVFQPPISGEEIMELFDLKPCREVGILKEAVKEAILEGEIPNEYEQAKEFVLKRAEKLGLKKV, from the coding sequence ATGAATTACAAACAACATTTAGAACATAACATCTTCAAAATCATTTCACAGGCCGCACAAGAACTTAACTTGGAATGCTATGTGATTGGTGGTTTTGTACGCGATATATTACTCAACAGAGACCACAAAAAAGACATCGACATTGTTGCCGTTGGTAGCGGCATTGAATTGGCTTTAAAGGTTTCTGAATTGATTCCTTTTCATCCAAAAGTGCAAGTTTTTAAAAACTATGGCACCGCAATGCTACGTTATGATGACATTGATGTGGAATTTGTTGGGGCTCGAAAAGAATCGTACACACACGATAGCAGAAATCCTTTAGTGGAAAATGGAACTTTAAAAGATGATCAAGAACGAAGAGATTTCACTATAAATGCTTTGGCTTTTTCTTTGAATTTTGAAAACTTTGGTGATTTAGTTGACCCATTTAATGGTGTAGAAGATTTGAAAAATAAAATCATCAAAACACCTTTGAATCCTGACATTACGTATTCTGATGATCCATTACGCATGATGCGTGCAATTCGTTTTGCTTCGCAATTGAATTTTGAAATTGAAACTGAATCCTTAGAAGCAATTTCAAAAAATAAAGACAGAATCAATATTATTTCAGGCGAACGAATTGTTGATGAATTGCATAAAATTTTAGCTTCTAATAAACCTTCGATTGGATTTTTACATTTGTATCAAACTGGCTTGTTGGATATTATTTTGCCTGAATTAACCGCTTTGAATAATGTCGAAGAAGTGGAAGGTCATACACACAAAAACAATTTTTATCACACATTAGAAGTAGTTGATAATATTTGTCCAAATACCAATGATGTTTGGTTACGTTGGGCTGCATTATTACATGATATTGGCAAAGCACCAACTAAAAGATTCAACAAAAAACAAGGCTGGACGTTTCACGGTCATGAATTTTTAGGCGGAAAAATGGTCAAAAAAATATTTGAACGTATGCACATGCCATTGAATCACAAAATGAAGTTTGTGCAAAAAATGGTCATGATGAGTTCACGACCAATTGTAATTGCAGAAGAAATTGTTACCGATAGCGCAGTCCGTCGTTTGGTTTTTGATGCTGGCGAAGACATTGATAGTTTAATGACCTTGTGCAAAGCAGATATCACTACAAAAAATCCAAAGAAATTTCAGAAATACCATAAGAACTTCGACATTGTTAAACAAAAAATTGTTGAAGTGGAAGAAAAAGACCGTGTTCGTGTATTTCAACCACCTATTTCAGGCGAAGAAATCATGGAATTATTCGATTTGAAACCTTGTAGAGAAGTTGGAATTCTAAAAGAAGCGGTGAAAGAAGCTATTTTAGAAGGAGAAATTCCGAATGAATACGAACAAGCAAAAGAATTTGTTTTGAAAAGAGCTGAAAAATTAGGATTGAAAAAAGTATAA
- a CDS encoding lipopolysaccharide kinase InaA family protein: MNNFKIDSKFHSIKELILDNIVNFNSKGKILVNGQRNAIKLFDVDDITLNIKSFKKPNLVNKIAYRYFRKSKASRSFEFASKLMEMQIGTPQPVAFFEHFDLVGLNESYYVCEHLENVFEFRAIVQNEDFTNREEIIRQFTRFTFQMHQNGVEFLDHSPGNTLIKDNYNGSYSFYLVDLNRMKFHNTIDFQTRMKNLSKITHKKDMIEVMSNEYVKLSGEPEAVVFETMWKLTADFQFRFHRKKRIKKKLKFWKK, encoded by the coding sequence ATGAATAATTTTAAAATTGATAGTAAGTTTCATTCCATTAAGGAGTTAATATTAGACAATATTGTCAATTTTAATTCTAAAGGAAAAATTCTTGTAAATGGTCAAAGAAATGCCATTAAATTATTTGATGTTGATGATATTACATTGAATATCAAATCGTTCAAAAAGCCAAATTTAGTCAACAAAATTGCATATCGATACTTCAGAAAATCAAAAGCAAGTCGCTCCTTTGAATTCGCTTCTAAATTAATGGAAATGCAAATTGGAACGCCTCAGCCGGTTGCTTTTTTTGAGCATTTTGATTTAGTTGGATTGAATGAAAGTTATTATGTGTGTGAACATCTTGAAAATGTGTTTGAGTTTAGAGCTATTGTTCAAAATGAAGATTTTACTAACAGAGAAGAGATTATTAGACAATTCACACGATTTACATTTCAAATGCATCAGAATGGGGTTGAATTTTTAGACCATTCGCCAGGAAATACACTAATTAAAGATAATTATAACGGTAGCTATTCTTTTTATCTGGTAGATTTGAATCGAATGAAATTTCATAATACGATTGATTTTCAAACACGAATGAAAAATTTATCCAAGATTACACACAAAAAGGATATGATTGAAGTGATGAGTAACGAATACGTAAAACTTTCAGGCGAACCTGAAGCAGTAGTTTTTGAAACCATGTGGAAACTTACTGCAGATTTTCAATTTCGATTTCACAGAAAAAAAAGAATCAAAAAGAAATTGAAGTTCTGGAAAAAGTAG
- a CDS encoding L-threonylcarbamoyladenylate synthase: protein MDINTQVHNAYEIIKNGGIILYPTDTVWGIGCDATNEEAVKKIYALKQREESKSMIVLLNGERMMYNVFKEIPEVAWQILDLSEKPTTLILDNPRNVAKNIIAEDKTLGVRLVTEPFCFKLMERMKKPLVSTSANISGMFTPKTFKEISPEIIKGVDYVVNLHHDKVCKNPSTIIKLGLDHQVKVIRK, encoded by the coding sequence TTGGACATCAACACTCAAGTTCACAACGCATACGAAATCATCAAAAACGGAGGCATTATTTTATATCCAACAGACACCGTTTGGGGAATTGGCTGTGATGCTACCAATGAAGAAGCTGTAAAAAAAATCTATGCTTTAAAACAACGTGAAGAATCCAAAAGCATGATTGTTTTACTAAATGGCGAACGGATGATGTACAACGTTTTTAAAGAAATTCCTGAAGTGGCTTGGCAAATTTTAGACTTATCGGAAAAACCAACGACTTTAATCTTAGACAATCCTCGAAATGTTGCCAAAAATATTATAGCCGAAGACAAGACTTTAGGAGTTCGACTTGTTACTGAGCCTTTTTGCTTTAAACTAATGGAACGCATGAAAAAACCATTGGTTTCAACCTCTGCGAATATTTCAGGAATGTTTACACCAAAAACTTTCAAAGAAATTAGTCCCGAAATTATAAAAGGTGTCGACTATGTAGTAAATTTGCACCACGATAAAGTTTGCAAAAATCCTTCTACGATTATTAAATTAGGTTTAGATCATCAAGTAAAAGTGATTCGCAAGTAA
- a CDS encoding 2TM domain-containing protein, producing MFDKLIKEFPRAIILSISIFLVLLVIKLITGVTIQLNEYLLVNLGYTILYGLTLYYANAFLFIYLDSIFEVERFTKRRIIIGFLGSFLISVVVIFLLRIIEDVIIEGESFDAFLQNETLANYLVTIIITFFVTLAFHAFYFYKAYQENKVKEQKIIAGNASAQFESLKNQIDPHFLFNSLNVLSSLIEENPESAQKFSTSLSKVYRYVLEQKDKELVSVAEELKFAKTYMNLLKMRFENSITFEIPEGFDNEEAKVVPLSLQLLLENCIKHNIVSEAKPLHVKITIENNQLVVTNNLQKKEVLSDRKGVGLQNIVNRYAILTKRTVLVEENEKEFKIFLPILTKQVTIMETQNIYNENLAYQRAKDKVEQLKGFYGNLISYCIVIPVLIIINLNTSNFQWFWFPMLGWGMGLTFHALETFGYGKSWEERKINELMNKDDNSKNWK from the coding sequence ATGTTTGATAAACTCATAAAAGAATTTCCAAGAGCGATAATTTTATCCATTTCTATCTTTTTAGTTTTACTTGTAATTAAATTAATTACAGGTGTTACCATTCAATTGAATGAATATTTGCTTGTTAATTTGGGCTATACTATTTTGTATGGATTAACTTTATATTATGCCAATGCTTTTTTGTTCATCTATTTAGATTCAATTTTTGAAGTCGAACGGTTTACAAAAAGAAGGATAATCATAGGCTTTTTGGGTTCTTTTTTGATTTCAGTTGTTGTAATTTTTTTACTAAGAATTATTGAAGATGTTATTATAGAAGGTGAGAGTTTTGATGCATTTTTGCAAAATGAAACACTGGCAAATTATTTGGTAACTATTATAATTACATTTTTTGTAACCCTTGCTTTTCACGCTTTTTATTTTTATAAAGCCTATCAAGAAAACAAAGTTAAAGAACAAAAAATTATTGCAGGAAACGCTTCGGCACAGTTTGAAAGTTTAAAAAACCAAATCGATCCGCATTTTCTGTTTAATAGTTTGAATGTATTGAGTTCATTAATCGAAGAAAATCCAGAAAGTGCTCAAAAATTCTCGACTTCGCTTTCAAAAGTGTATCGTTATGTTTTGGAGCAAAAAGACAAAGAATTGGTTTCGGTAGCAGAAGAATTAAAGTTTGCAAAAACCTATATGAATTTATTAAAAATGCGCTTTGAAAACAGCATAACATTTGAAATTCCAGAAGGTTTTGATAACGAAGAAGCAAAAGTAGTTCCATTATCATTGCAATTATTATTAGAAAACTGCATCAAGCACAATATAGTGAGCGAAGCAAAACCGCTTCACGTAAAAATTACTATCGAAAATAACCAGTTGGTCGTAACGAATAATTTGCAAAAGAAAGAAGTATTATCAGACCGAAAAGGCGTTGGATTACAAAATATTGTTAATCGATACGCTATATTAACAAAAAGAACCGTTTTGGTAGAAGAAAACGAAAAAGAATTTAAAATTTTTCTACCCATTTTAACCAAACAAGTAACCATTATGGAAACACAAAATATATACAACGAAAACTTAGCTTATCAACGAGCAAAAGATAAAGTAGAACAACTAAAAGGATTTTATGGCAATTTGATTTCATATTGCATTGTAATTCCAGTATTAATTATTATTAATCTAAACACTTCTAATTTTCAGTGGTTTTGGTTCCCTATGCTAGGTTGGGGAATGGGATTAACCTTTCATGCTTTAGAAACTTTTGGTTACGGAAAATCTTGGGAAGAGCGCAAAATCAATGAATTAATGAATAAAGACGATAATTCTAAAAATTGGAAGTAA
- a CDS encoding LytTR family DNA-binding domain-containing protein, producing the protein MNILIIEDEKPAARLLQRKVEKLGLQANTMLHSVEESISWFQNNAHPDLIFLDIQLSDGLSFEIFEQINIKSAVIFTTAYDEYALRAFKLNSIDYLLKPIDEDELSTAISKFKNQFQKNTISSIDFEAIKRMLVNPVEKEYKKRFSVKIGQQLKVISIDEVECFYSENKGTYIHTLDNRDYLIDSTLEVVEAEINPKDFYRVSRKFIVPLKAVKEIQVYSNSRLKIILPTYKYDEVIVARERVGDFKEWIG; encoded by the coding sequence ATGAATATATTAATAATCGAAGACGAAAAACCAGCAGCACGATTGTTGCAACGTAAGGTTGAAAAATTAGGATTGCAAGCGAATACCATGTTGCATTCAGTAGAAGAATCAATTTCTTGGTTTCAAAACAACGCACATCCTGATTTGATTTTTTTAGACATTCAATTGTCTGATGGATTGTCGTTTGAGATATTTGAGCAAATCAATATTAAAAGCGCAGTGATTTTTACAACTGCTTATGATGAATATGCATTGCGCGCTTTCAAGCTAAATAGTATCGATTATTTACTAAAACCAATTGATGAAGACGAACTTTCAACTGCAATTTCAAAATTCAAAAATCAATTTCAAAAAAATACGATTTCAAGTATAGATTTTGAAGCAATTAAGCGCATGTTAGTCAATCCAGTTGAAAAGGAATATAAAAAGCGATTTTCAGTAAAAATTGGGCAACAGTTAAAAGTGATTTCCATTGATGAAGTAGAATGTTTTTACAGTGAAAACAAAGGAACGTATATTCACACTTTAGACAATCGTGATTATTTAATTGATTCCACTTTAGAAGTTGTAGAAGCTGAAATCAATCCAAAAGACTTTTATCGCGTAAGCCGAAAATTCATAGTTCCGTTGAAAGCCGTTAAAGAAATACAAGTCTATTCCAATTCAAGATTGAAAATTATTTTGCCAACTTACAAATACGATGAGGTTATTGTTGCCAGAGAGCGTGTTGGTGATTTTAAAGAGTGGATTGGTTAA
- a CDS encoding glycosyltransferase family 2 protein, giving the protein MNKKPTSSLVTPTYNWPNALELLLLSVKNQTVLPNEIIIADDGSRPETTELIKKFQKDFPVPLIHVWHEDNGNQKPKIMNKAIAIAKNEYIIEIDGDIIMHPNFIEDHLKYAQKGTYLFGSRVNIQKNILEQIFKNKTTYFHFFSTGIKKRARTLRLPFLMNFVKLVDKRSSKLRGCNMSFWKEDFIKVNGFNEGLVGWGIDDSEMIQRLHNIDIQGKRLKNVGIAYHIYHKEQDKSHIEVNHIIEKETTEKKITFIEKGINQYL; this is encoded by the coding sequence ATGAATAAAAAACCAACTTCTAGTTTAGTTACACCAACATATAATTGGCCAAATGCACTAGAGCTATTACTTTTGAGTGTGAAAAATCAGACCGTATTACCCAATGAAATAATAATTGCGGATGATGGTTCGAGGCCTGAAACAACTGAATTAATCAAAAAATTTCAAAAAGATTTTCCAGTTCCTTTAATTCATGTTTGGCACGAAGATAATGGCAATCAAAAGCCAAAAATAATGAACAAAGCCATAGCAATAGCTAAAAACGAGTACATTATTGAAATTGATGGTGATATTATTATGCATCCAAATTTTATTGAAGATCATTTAAAATATGCACAAAAAGGAACCTATTTGTTTGGTTCGAGAGTAAATATTCAAAAAAACATATTAGAACAAATCTTTAAGAATAAAACTACTTACTTTCATTTCTTTTCTACGGGAATTAAAAAAAGAGCTAGAACGTTACGCTTACCATTTTTGATGAATTTTGTCAAATTGGTTGACAAACGTTCCTCTAAATTAAGAGGTTGTAATATGTCATTTTGGAAAGAAGATTTTATAAAAGTTAATGGTTTTAATGAAGGATTAGTGGGTTGGGGAATTGATGATTCCGAAATGATTCAAAGACTTCACAATATTGATATTCAGGGAAAAAGATTAAAAAATGTTGGCATTGCTTACCATATTTATCATAAAGAACAAGATAAAAGTCACATTGAAGTAAATCATATTATTGAAAAAGAAACAACAGAAAAGAAAATTACTTTTATAGAAAAAGGCATTAATCAATATTTATAA
- a CDS encoding 2TM domain-containing protein has protein sequence MNTQDEIKYQEALKRVKKIKGFYTHAIVYVIINIMIVIINIQSLNEGETYFQFKNFMTAFFWGIGLLAHGLSVFVPNWIMGQNWEDRKIKEFIEKEKANKWE, from the coding sequence ATGAACACACAAGACGAAATTAAATATCAAGAAGCTTTAAAACGAGTTAAAAAAATTAAAGGTTTTTACACGCATGCAATTGTTTATGTGATAATTAATATAATGATTGTGATTATCAATATTCAAAGTTTGAATGAAGGAGAAACATATTTCCAGTTTAAGAATTTTATGACTGCTTTTTTCTGGGGAATTGGTTTATTAGCGCACGGACTTTCGGTTTTTGTTCCTAATTGGATTATGGGACAAAACTGGGAAGATCGTAAGATTAAGGAATTCATCGAGAAAGAGAAGGCGAATAAGTGGGAATAA